The proteins below are encoded in one region of Candidatus Rokuibacteriota bacterium:
- the coxB gene encoding cytochrome c oxidase subunit II: MPTPTCRAPRLASGLVALAVGGCGLDSPMTTVLPKSDLGQLSHDLFMNISWWALVIFVVVEALLLFVVWRFRDRPGRGEPRPVHGHLGLEMGWTLIPVLIVIAIATPTVAVVFKTQAPPPATALKVEAIGHQWWWEVRYPDLGVTTANELHLPIGRPVSLLLKSVDVIHSFWVPQLGGKRDMIPGRVNHLAFTVSAPGEYVGQCAEFCGISHANMRLLVVAQPPAEFEAWAARLKAPPAAPAGDAAQGLQAFFAGGCVACHTIQGLSPGVLGPDLTHFGSRKTLAAGLLPNTSEHLARWLANPPAVKPGALMPKLPLSEAQIAALVAYLGSLK, encoded by the coding sequence ATGCCGACTCCTACCTGCAGGGCCCCGCGACTGGCCAGCGGCCTGGTGGCCCTTGCCGTCGGCGGGTGCGGGCTCGACTCCCCGATGACCACCGTCCTGCCGAAGTCCGACCTGGGGCAGCTCAGCCACGACCTCTTCATGAACATCTCCTGGTGGGCGCTCGTCATCTTCGTGGTCGTCGAGGCGCTCCTCCTGTTCGTGGTCTGGCGTTTTCGCGACCGCCCCGGGCGCGGCGAGCCCAGGCCGGTCCACGGCCACCTCGGCCTCGAGATGGGCTGGACCCTGATCCCGGTGCTGATCGTGATCGCGATCGCGACGCCGACCGTGGCCGTCGTGTTCAAGACGCAGGCGCCGCCCCCCGCGACGGCGCTCAAGGTCGAGGCGATCGGCCACCAGTGGTGGTGGGAGGTCCGCTACCCGGACCTCGGGGTCACCACCGCGAACGAGCTTCATCTCCCGATCGGCAGGCCGGTGAGCCTGCTGCTCAAGTCGGTGGACGTGATCCACAGCTTCTGGGTCCCCCAGCTCGGGGGCAAGCGCGACATGATCCCCGGCCGCGTCAACCACCTCGCGTTCACCGTCAGCGCGCCGGGAGAGTACGTGGGCCAGTGCGCCGAGTTCTGCGGCATCTCTCACGCCAACATGCGCCTCCTGGTGGTCGCCCAGCCGCCCGCCGAGTTCGAGGCGTGGGCCGCGCGGCTCAAGGCGCCCCCGGCTGCGCCGGCCGGCGACGCCGCGCAGGGCCTGCAGGCGTTCTTCGCCGGCGGGTGCGTCGCGTGCCACACGATCCAGGGGCTCTCGCCGGGCGTCCTCGGCCCGGACCTCACCCACTTCGGGAGCCGGAAGACCCTCGCGGCGGGGTTGCTCCCGAACACGTCCGAGCACCTCGCCCGCTGGCTCGCCAACCCGCCCGCCGTCAAGCCCGGCGCCCTCATGCCGAAGCTGCCGCTGAGCGAGGCGCAGATCGCCGCGCTCGTCGCCTACCTCGGGAGCCTCAAATGA